From the genome of Impatiens glandulifera chromosome 9, dImpGla2.1, whole genome shotgun sequence, one region includes:
- the LOC124915938 gene encoding beta-glucosidase 44-like has product MVKVLKLSILCIVIQFVLHTTCARQLSMPHTLQSEMFNTSGLSRKSFPKGFIFGTATSAYQVEGMTDKAGRGPCIWDTFIKVHGIASGANASVTVDQYHRYKEDMDLLKDLNFDAYRFSISWSRIFPNGSKTINQEGVDYYHRLIDYMLQKGITPYANLYHYDLPQGLEDKYLGWLNRQVVKDYADYADFCFKTYGDKVKNWMTFNEPRVVSALGYDDGTHAPGRCSKPYGNCTEGDSATEPYIVAHNLLLSHAAAVKIYREKYQDKQKGRIGILLDFVWYESLTRGKADNYAAQRARDFHVGWFIHPITYGEYPKTMQEIVGDRLPKFTKEEIQMVKGSIDYVGINQYTTYYIYHDPSQDHPKVKAYSMDWHASFAYAKNGDPIGPKEHSDWLYNVPWGLYKAISYIKEHYGNPTMILAENGMDDPGSVDIAHGLNDTARIEYYNAYIGELKKVIDDGANVEGYFAWSLLDNFEWALGYTSRFGITYVDFQTLARYPKMSANWFKQLCNHTI; this is encoded by the exons atggtaaaagttttgaaattatCTATACTATGTATTGTTATCCAATTTGTATTGCACACGACATGTGCACGACAATTGAGCATGCCCCACACTCTCCAATCTGAAATGTTTAATACAAGCGGTCTCAGTCGTAAAAGTTTTCCGAAAGGATTCATTTTTGGAACCGCCACATCTGCGTACCAAGTAGAGGGTATGACCGATAAAGCAGGGCGTGGACCTTGTATATGGGATACTTTTATCAAAGTTCATG GAATTGCATCTGGAGCTAATGCATCTGTTACGGTCGATCAATATCATCGATATAAA GAGGATATGGATCTGCTAAAAGATCTCAATTTTGATGCATATCGTTTTTCAATTTCGTGGTCAAGAATCTTCCCAa ATGGAAGTAAAACTATTAATCAAGAGGGAGTTGACTATTACCATAGGTTAATTGATTACATGCTTCAAAAAG GAATTACTCCATATGCCAATTTATACCATTATGATCTTCCTCAAGGACTAGAAGATAAATACCTAGGATGGTTGAATCGTCAAGTTGT GAAGGATTATGCGGATTATGCAGATTTTTGTTTCAAAACATACGGTGATAAAGTTAAAAATTGGATGACTTTCAACGAACCGAGGGTTGTTTCAGCACTTGGATATGACGATGGAACACATGCACCTGGAAGATGCTCTAAACCTTATGGAAATTGTACCGAAGGAGATTCTGCAACTGAACCTTACATTGTAGCCCACAACTTGCTCTTATCTCATGCAGCTGCagttaaaatatatagagaaaaatatcAA GATAAACAAAAAGGACGTATTGGTATTCTACTAGATTTTGTCTGGTATGAATCTCTTACTAGAGGGAAAGCCGACAACTATGCCGCTCAAAGAGCTAGAGACTTTCATGTTGGATG GTTTATACATCCTATAACTTATGGAGAGTATCCGAAAACCATGCAAGAAATTGTTGGTGACCGATTGCCAAAATTCACTAAAGAAGAGATTCAAATGGTTAAGGGATCGATTGATTATGTTGGAATTAACCAATAcacaacatattatatatatcatgatcCTAGTCAAGATCATCCAAAAGTTAAGGCCTATAGTATGGATTGGCATGCTTCCTTTGCTT ATGCCAAGAATGGAGATCCAATTGGTCCaaag GAACATTCTGATTGGTTATACAATGTTCCGTGGGGACTTTACAAAGCCATCTCATACATTAAGGAGCATTATGGAAATCCTACAATGATTCTTGCTGAAAATG GAATGGATGATCCGGGTAGTGTAGACATTGCTCATGGCCTGAATGATACTGCAAGGATCGAGTACTATAATGCATATATCGGCGAATTAAAGAAGGTTATTGATGATGGTGCAAACGTTGAAGGTTATTTTGCTTGGTCATTGCTCGATAATTTTGAGTGGGCACTAGGATATACCTCAAGATTTGGTATTACTTATGTTGATTTTCAGACACTAGCAAGATATCCCAAAATGTCTGCTAATTGGTTCAAGCAGTTATGCAATCACACTATCTAG